The DNA window caggggagaggcagagagagagggagacacagaattggaagcaggctccaggctctgagctgtcagcacagagcccgatgcagggctcgaaaccaaagactgtgagatcatgacctgagctgaagtcggacacttaaccgactgagccacccaggggccccagaactGAGCTGTTTTAAAGCTTCTGGCTCTCTGCTGCCCACTAGAGGAGCCTGAACTATACCAAGTGGAGCCTGTTTTAACATTCTtcattgaataaacattttttagcatGTGTTCACCTAGCACTGTTACAAATGTCAAAAACAATGTCCCTGCTCTCAGGAGCTTGTATCCTCACACATAGTCACAAATGGAGATATGCAGGCTTTAtgacctttagaaaaaaaaatcgtCCCTACCCGACCCTTTGAACTGCGAGTGAACAGGAGGGTTTGTTCAATTGGTAGTCAGGATAACTAAAGTTCAGCCCAGAATCATCTACTAATcacctgggtgaccttgggcaactcgtctcttttcctctggcttcatattcctcttctgtaaaataaggatctTATTCAAAGATGGGTGATCTTTTGAGAAAATTTCACATTCTCTTATTCTGACATCTTAATAAATGCAGGCCCTACATCAATTGTAGGAGAAACGGAGGCTTTTAGCTGGCATAAACTGATGAAGCGTCTAGATTTTTTTCTAGCAAAGAGTAGGAGATCTTATTTTCTGGGGCCAACTGTGGCCTGAGTGCATGGATTGGCACTTGGCTATCTATGGGTTTCTCTGATCTTTACATACCAGAACTTAAGAGAAAGATCATGGTAAAAGCAATTAgcaaaggaaaagggggaaagagggaacAAGACAACTGTGGTGCTTCTTGATTTCCTtaatgggaaaggaaagaagcagaCAGGGGACGGAAGGCTGCCCGTGGGGCCTTCACAATATTGTAAAGTCCAAGGAACAGCTTAGGAGTGGACACCTTTACACCACTTTTTCAAGATGTTTTCCCTGTGTGCTTCCCAATATACTTAGTCTGCTCGCCCAGGCCCTTCCCACAAAAATCACCAAACAAGCCTGAAGAACCTCCCTGCTGGGCCTTTGTTGGTGAAGAGCTGGGATTTCCGAAAGTGGGGTGTTTTCTCACACACGGTGTCCAATGTAGGATTTGggagtttcttttcttgttcccCAATGCCTGAGGAAAACTTGATTTGCCCAGAAGAAATTCTCTAGATCAAGGAAAAGGTGATGTGCAAGGACACCATCCCTTTATGGCAAAGGACTAAACATGCCCCCCGGCGGTGACATGGACTGGTGACTCATGCTGCTGAGGGCAGACCTCAGAGCTACCTGCCAGGGCCACTGTCCCAGATGGTCCCTCCCCACTCAGGTGCCCACCATGTGCGTCTGGGTACGTGTACATGTGTCTGTGGGGAGCAGGATGTTTGTGAAGCAGCAGGTTCGACGGCCCACCAGGAAGCTTTGATTATTACTGCCTGCAGGCATCTGATGCTCAGGAGCCCTGGTTTCTGGTGTCAAGGTTTATGTTGGCAAGAAAAGGGAGGTgagaaaaaaacaggagaaagcgGAGCACAAAGCAcgaaggcagagggaatagctGTAGAAAGGGAGTAGAGCCCAGCTGGTTGGCAGCTCCTCAGAACACCAGATGTGGAAGATTTTCTCGTCTGTGCTTTGTTAGGACTCCTGGTTGTGGAGTGCAGGGTTCATGTGGTTCTGATGCGCTGAAGGCATCGACAGGTCCTTGGGGAGCCAACTCTGCACACAGAGGACACAAGTAGCTGAGGCGGCCGAGGCGATTCGCCCAGCCTGGAATCTCCTGGCCCCACGGGATCTAAAGGGAGAATGCAGAGGGAGAACAGTCAGGATTCAGGATTATGGGACCCCTATAGAGAGAGCAGCCCTACACCAGGGCTGGGCTTCACGGAGTCAGAGCCGCCAAATTGTCTTGTGTGGTCTTAGCACGCCCTCTGCTGGCGATAGGCAGTGACTCTAAGGCTTTCTCACACCAGGATGCTGGATGATGGGAGCATCACAGACGTCTCGTGCCTCTCAACCCTGTCGTCCTCGAATCTAGTCTCCACTCTCACAGTCTAAAAAATCCCACTGCAGAAATCTGTCGTCCACTTTCCCCCTATCATTTGCTGAGGCAGCTAGAAGGTTTAAACATTGTTTAAGGGTCAAAAGGCAgaaaaccagtttttaaaagtttttaatgaattatttgaaGCCATGACTTCAAACAGAATGTCTATCATCTGTAAGCAAACCATTTTTCATCTACTGGTCAATGATAGTACCAACCACTCCTTTATCACCTATCTTCTCTGCCTGTTTCTCTACTGAGTGCCTCGCATACTTCACTAGGTTAACTGGCTGAGACAACTACAAAACTCCCAATTCACAGGCAAGTTAACGGAGACTGAAGTGGGCTATGTAATCTGTGTAAGATTTGTAATCTGTTTGTCATGTTTGTAATCTGACAAACTGACAAGATTCCAGTTCAAGTCTATCGGTTTGTGTATTTTCCCACTGAACTTTGCTGTTTGCAGAAGGGACATAGATCATGCAGATCTTTCCACACAGGATTGTTACTGATAGATGTCTGTGCAATGttattaaaatactgttttagaTGTGACATTTTGTGAAGAACTTCGTTATTACTAATAATTGTTACCTATTTAATAGCTAACATCTGTCGAGTACTTTCTCTATGCCATCGTTCTAAGCTTTACATAACTAACTCACATCAACTCTATGATGTTGctactgttattcccattttccacatGAGGAAACAGGGCCACCAAGtagttaaatatttttcccaagactatacatgtatatttaaattatagAATGTAACGTTCCTCACTAGGGTTCCTCACTAGTTCCCTGTGGCAGAAAAGAGCTTATTTTCTGTCAAGTGGTTTTCTGCATCTTGATAGGATTATGTGGTTTTCACTCTTAATTCTATTGATGTGGTATTACgtactaattttttaatgttgtcaatcttgcattcctgagataaacctcacttgatcatgatgtataaCTGTGTTATTGGATTCGTGTgctcatattttgttgagggtttttacatCTACATTCACAGGAGGTATTGGTCGGTAACTTTCTTGTTATGTCTTTGGTATTTTTATCAGGATACTagtttcataaaatgagttaggaaatgtTCCATTCTCTGCTACTTTTTTGGAAACGTTTGTAAAGAATTggcatttgttcttcttttgaatatttggtagaattcacaacAAAGCCATCCGGgtctgggtttttctttgtgggtattttttttttaaaccaattcaGTACCTtattataggtctattcagatttatATTCCTTCTTGAATcggttttggtagtttgtgtctttctaggaatttgtttatttaaccTAAATTACCTAACTCATTGGCATAGAATTGCTTATAGCATTcccttaaagtttttttaatttctgtaaggtTGCTAGTAATGTCCCCCTTACATTCCTGACTTTAATAATTtgggtcttgtttctttttttattttaatcagtctaaaggcttgtcaattttgttgctcttaaaaaaaaaaaagaacttttggtTTCATGGATTTCTCTATTGTGTTTATGTTCTCTTCCGTTTACTTCTTTCTAATCTTTACTTTCTGTttgctttaggttttgtttgctcttctttttcaagtgtGTTAAGGTGAAAGGCTAAGTCACTAATTTGAGATCTTTTCTTGAAATAGATGTCTATAGCTACACATTTCAATCTAAGTGCTGTTTTGATACATCCCgtagttttggtatgttgtatctTCATTTGGATTCAcctaaaagtatttattatttctgttttgattttttctcCAACCAGTTGGGGCATtcaattacatttcattttcatatacatgtaaatttccaaaattttctcTATAGTTGATTTCTTACAGTCCTAGAACATGTTTGAAATTAGTATgatttaaatccttttaaatttattgaggtttgttttatggcaaAAAgtttatcctggagaatgtttcatgcgCACCTGAAAAGAATGTCTTCTTCTCTTGTTGGGTAATCCATAGATGTCAGGCCAAGTTGGTTtacagtgttgttcaagtcttccaTTAACGTAGATAGATGGTCTTCTGCCtagttgttctatccattattaaaGGTGGAGTACTTAGGTCTCCCACTGTaattataaaattgcttttttctacatttttgctTCTTATATTATTGGAATGTTGTTAgttgtatatatgttttataatcgTTGTATCTTGACTATTGaccatttatcattataaaatgttcttctttgtctcttggaaTAATTTTTGCCTCAAAGTATACTTTTTCTGATATTAGACAGCCAAAGCAGCTCtctttggttactatttgcatggtaTACATTTTTCCATCCTTATACTCTGAACTTACAGTGTCTCTGAATCTAAAGTGagcctcttgtagacagcatacaACTGGAtcatgttttttttatccattctgtcaatctctgcttttaaatttgtgaatataattcttttatacttaatgTAaattgataggggcacctggatggctcagtcggttaagcatccaacttcagctcaggtcatgatctcacggtttgtgggttcgagccccacatcaggctctgtgctgacaacttagagcctggaacctgctttggattctgtgtctccctctctatctgccccccttcccccttcctcccccccccccccccgctcatgctctctctctctcaaaaataaacattaaaaaaaatttcattaatgTAAATTGATAAGTACCCTTTCGTCTATTTTTACTATTTCCTACCtgtcttttgtatttgtttcttttgctttcttttgtattaGGAAGATATTTTCTAGTGTAACATTTAAtaccttttatgatttttaactACATTTTTGAGTGATTTTCTTAAAGCTTACTCTAGGGCTTACAATATACATATTACTTACCAGAATCTACTTCAGATTTATACTAACTTAATTCCAGTAAGATATAAAAACTTTCTTCCTATTTACCCTGATCTTTCCCTACTTTCTTGgtgctattatttttatacatattatagCTATGCATTTCACAAACCCAACAAACATTATAATTATTGATTTATGCTCTTCTATGTATTTggaacaagttttaaaaaattatttataaacttaAATACTAGCCTTCTTATTTATGTTTGGTTCTCTTCTTTGCTTCCTGTGGATTCAGTTATCTGGTATCATTTCCTTGCCCCAGTAAAGCTTCATTCCCACTCCATTCTTTTGCTGTATTATTGTCtaatatattacatttctatatgtagacctcaaaatacattttatagaaaGGGTTTTACTTGTTCTTAAACAAATTAAGAAGGGGAAAAATTgtaattgtacttttttttttaagtttatttatttattttgagaggtgggaggggcagagagaaaggaagagagagaatcccaagcaggctccatgctgccagtgcagagtctgatgtggggctcggactcacaaaccatgagatcatgacctgagccaaaaccaacggTCGgatacttaagcaactgagccacccacatgcccctgtaGTTGTACTTCGTAAAAAATAATTACCCAATTACCTTTATCAGTGCTCTTTTGTCATTTCTTATGGATTTAACTACTTTCTGGtatcatttccctctctctttcctcagtcatgtctattctttttttttttctttagtcatgTCTATTGATGACCCTATCAAAGGCATTTCTGTTACACGGTTTTTGATTTCTAGAATTTCCCTTTAATTCTTAAAACTTCCATCTCACTGCTTacattacccatctgttcttgcatgttgtgTATTTTTTCCATCAGAACTCTAAACAtcttaatcatagttattttaaagtatcAATCTGATAAATCCAATATTCCTACCATATATGAATCTGATTATAATGCTTGGCCTTTTCAAACTGTGCCTTTTGTATTTGAGTATGCCTTGTAGTTTCTTCGTTCAAAGTTGGACACGATATCCAGTTGGACTGGGTAAAAGAAACTCCAGTGAAGAGCCTTTAGGGATGTGGTGGTAatgtgaagggggaggggaacaTTCTATAATCttatgattaggtctcagtcttctAGTCATCGTGGTCCCACATGACCTTCACGACTACTTTTCAGTCTtcctccccacatcctcaccccATTTAGGTGAACAGGAAGGCTAGAAGGGGCTGATGTCGGGTATTTCCCTTACCCCAGAGTTGGTTAGATTCTGGTAAAATCCAGTGTGATTAGTCTCTAGCAAAAGTCTCCTTTGAGGCCAGGCTTTTGTTAAAGAGAACAAAATTTAGGGGACATATTTCAGAATAGTTAATTTTTCCTCCCCCTACTGAAATCACAAGATTTTCCTCTAATATTCACTGCAAGAACCTGGTGGGGCCCCAGGAAGTAAACCTCATAAAAGTGTGCCCCTGGCCTGGTCTCTAGGAGTTTTTAACTCAAATTAGTCCATGCTCAGTCTCCAGTAATTAGGCAATTACCCTTTAAGCATTCCTACCTGGTGTGGCTTCCAGGTGGTTTCTCCTCCAGGTAACCTGTGATCCTCTGTATTTGCGCGTCTCAAATTTTCCAGTGGTggttttgttctgtgtcctcaaTTCCTCATGGATCAAAGAATggttgttgattttcagttttttcagcTTATCCTTTGTGTGAGGATAGGAGGTGTGACTTCGAAGGTTCCTATCTGTTGGACCGGAAACTGAAGTCCCCTAtgcagtttttaaagaaactgccaaagaaTTTTCTAGACCacttgtaccattttacattataCCAGCAATGTGTTTGAGAtctagtttctccacatctttgccagcatttggaattgtcccttttttattttagctgttctaATAAATGTGTAGTGATTTCTCAGTGTAGTctaaatttgtatttccctaatgactagtgatgtcaATCATTCTTTTCAGGTGCCTGTTTGCCATTCATATACCCTCTCCAGTGAAATGTCACTTtatgtcttttgaccattttctgattggattgtttgcttttttacaaTTGAGTTTttggagctctttatatattctagctATGAGTCTTTTAGCAGATATGTGGTcgacaaatattttctctcagtctggaGAGGTATTTTCTTAACATGTTCTAATGGCATCAATGCAATCATCAGGTTAAGACTTTGGAGACTGATTAGTAGTATTATAAGCAAAACCAAAACTCTTATCAGCCTGTGATCAGTATTATTTTTCTACATACGTTTGACATAAAATCACCGTGCAATGTTACTTTGACTTTTATCAAAAGTATCTGTCATCGCATTGCTCGCATCCAGGCTTCTGCAGGTCTGAGATTTTCTTCCCACTGAATATGTAGCAAGAATTCCAGTGGATGGCAtttttgtcaaaaagaaaaaaagaaagaaagaaaagaatccacTTAGGTTGTCTTAGTCTTAGTCTTAAGGATTTCTGGATTTCGCCCTTGGAGGAGGTCAGGATCTTCCCAAGGCCTGGGTCCTCGAATATTCTTCCAGTCATCAAAAGTGGAATCCTTTATTTTCTATATAGCCACAAAAATTAAAGCATATATATTAGTGTAGGAGGCATGTAGCTTTGATTAGGACATCACTGATTCATCAATGAATAAATTTGTGGAAAAAATCCAATTTTAGCAAATAAATCAACTGCATATCATGCATAATAATTGAAGAAATGGCATATCTCTtagggtttggaagttttctcgCTTGCTAGTCATGTTAATTAGACTATCTTTCCCCCCCATCAgaataaaattatcaaattataGAGGGTCTACATGCTTTATTTCTGAGaatacaaagaaagggaaaaagctgggaaaacaaaaatccaattcCGAAGGTTAAACGAACATAATAATGACTAGCATGGGTTAGCATGGGTAAAGGTAGTAAGTAAGAGGGGAAAAACAAAGGTAGAGACCCTAATGCCTgctagaaggaagaaaagaggccaAGATGATTTGTCCTGCACATGAGAAATGAGCCTGAgccagagaatgaaaagacattccCCAGAGCTGCCATGAGCCAATCCCTTTCAGTCAGTAAAACCTAGTTTCAACCAGTCTGGATCACTGTACCTTCAGTGAGTGTGAAGTATCTCTCAGCACAGAGGTAGGATAAAGGGAAGAATATAAAGGTTTCTTCACCCTTCAACACCACTCTGACAACAAGTTTTCTACAACTGCTTTATCTGTTCTCGAATTACTActgaaataatatagaaaaagagACTCACAGAACACAGAATAGCTTATATccaaagataaggaaaatgacATAAATTTACATGGACCctggtaacaaaaataaaaaggagcatTTCTCTTTTACTAAGAAGCTGTataaccttggggcacctgggtggctcagtcagtcaagcatccgactttggctcaggtcacaatcttgcagttcacgatttcgagccccgcatcaggctctgtgctgacagctcagagcctggagtctgctttggattctgcgtttccctccttctctctgcccgtcccccactcacactgtctctctctctctctctctctgtcaaaaataaacattaaaaaaaaaaaaaaaagaagaagctgtaTAACCTTGGACAAGTGATTTAAGCTGTCTGGGCACTATTCCCTcctaagtaataataaaaaggcTTGACCAAATGGTCTACATGGTTTCTTCAGTTCTCAAATTCTATGATttccaaaataagtaaagaaaaatttatcCCCAGACAAACCCTCCAGAGCCATCACTACTGACATAGTGCTTATAGACTGAGAAGGAGCAAGTTACAGGTTTTGAAAAACTAGTGGGGAAGCAGAGAACTTAACCACTCTCTAAATTTCACTTATAGGATGTCTGTATTAAATATATGTGGATGAACAAGATTGTACTAATTTAAGGTGCAGgagagtaaattattttaaagtttagttatgaAATGATTCAGTTACAAAAAGGTCTGAAGAAAGAATAATGGCCTCTACCCAGGTAACGTAAGATATATGCTCAAGAGAACTGAAGAATAATTCTTCGATGGGATGCAAGTTGGTAAAACAACTTCACGTGAGAGGGTTCCAAGTCTTCAAAGATCTTTGGTGAATGAAAGAGTCTCTGTGGAATTCTGCAAAACATGTACGGTCACTGAAGACTACACCGTACACGTGGTGGGCAAGACCACTTACAGCTtaccacttaaccaactgctaCAGAACTGAGTACGGAACGGAATCAAGAAGAAAGCGGTGTCAATACTGATTTTCAGCCCTGCTGGTGTGGGACCTCTCTTTAATACCGAGTTGCTCCTTTGGCACACAGCTTAGACACCAAAAGCTAGTCTTTAGAAATAAGGATCATGCCAAGAGGAAGACCCGCGTTAGACTCAGTCCAACAGAGCTTAAGGCCAAGCTCTGACAAGATCCTCTGGGGAGGCAATTTGGAGAATGAGTCTCATAGGGTTACAGCAGTTTAGGGAACGCCAAAGTCTTTCCACAGATCCTCCCTCAAAAAGACAAAACCGAGCTCAAAATGATCAGCCAATAATTGAAGTGCCTGCTAAAATGAGAGTCAACGTTCttcaatgtattatttataatgttcACCTTTCAAGCAAAAATGATCaaacatacaaagaaatgggaaaatatgacCCACAGTCAAAAAAATGAACGGACTCCAAGAAATGGAGCACACCCTCCTCACCACATCCTATATTAAACACTTTGGTTTCTGATCAGATGGGTGGAAAATGACACCTCATTATAACTTTAACTAACATTCCTGTAAGTTTAGTACCTCTTTATATGTCTAAGaatgatatttatttccttttctctgtagtCTTTACACGCTTTGCCCATGTTCCTACTGCCCACCTAAATTGTTAAACTTTTCCGTACTGATCTGCAGACGCTcttcatatttaaattaattcatcATGATAAGATAAACAACAGTTTTAGGATGTCTCATTTAACCAGtgactttatatacattttttaaggctgaacttttgaatttttatatataaactcATCAATCTTTCCCTGTAAAGCTTTGGAATTTTGTATCACATTTAAATCAGCTTTTCTGACTCAAGACCACAGAAAagaatctccattttttttttctcctagtatTTTTagcattgcttttttatttttaaattcttgttccatcTAGAATTCATCCATTTATAGTATATGAAATATAGATccatccttattttctttccaaatgacTACATAGTTAGTTGCCCTGATACCATACTGTTtaagataaataattttcttctgcACTGGTAATCATTTCCGTTAACTTTAAGAGAGAGCGAATCAGTCACCGACCGGGAAGACGGTTACAAAAGAGAGGCTCTATTAACATACAATACATATTAACGTATGTACCTCATACTCTGATTCCAATgacactttattcattttcagctttttttctaattcagGATCAATCtgtagaaaagaaagaggagccGTAAGTTGTTCAAGTCTCTTACATTCAACTGTGAATGTAAAAAGTTATATAAGGGATGGCTGGGGTGGTGTGGCAGGTGACAAACACGCGACAAAATCTCTCCCACCCGATAGCGTAATGACAGCTAACGTACTACCACCACTACTGTAATTATCAGCAGCCTGTATTCGCCAGCACTCTTCATATGCCAGGCATTCTGACATACATTATCTCTTGTAATCCTCACCGAAACTTATGAGATAATTATTATGATGATGGAGTTCGAATCACTTGttgaagaggaagaaactggCTTTGAAACTTGGCCCTCTGCCTCCAGAGTCCATGCTGTTAACAACCAccctaaataataaataacataaaatacaaacaaaataacataaaaatactaataagTATAGTGCTgctcttgaaaacaaaaaataagacctTCAATACACCTGAAATAAAGAAGCATCGAAGAAAAAATTCAACAGGAGTCCACAGTAGTAAACAGGAGCTGATGCCATGTTACCTATGCGTGGCAAAGTGTTGAGGAAAGAAGAATGTGATCACTGAAATTGATAAACAACAGaacccaaattaaaataaatggaatagcaGAATAGTAACTGAACACAGCTTAAGACCATTAATacactagggtgcctgggtggctcagttgattgagtgtccgacttcagctcaggtcatgatcccaaggtcatgagatcgagccccgtgtcagggtccaCACTGAaggtggagccagcttgggattctctgtctccctctctgtctctctgccttttccccactcatgctctctctttctcaaaataaataaacttaattaaaaaaaaaaaagaccgttaATACACTAGAAATACCATTAGAATAATGCACAAGAATTgggatgaaggaaagagaaggcctATGAGGAAAGCTACATCTAAAAGCCCCAATATAGTTCTGTTAGGGATTTCAGAATTAGAGAACAGAGAGAATGGAGGAAGggatataattaaataattgacCAGTAATTAACTGAGTAATATTTAGAAAAGCATGAGTCCTCAGCCtgaaacaacacaagaaaaaataaccacaacaaaacaaaaacagcctaTTCTTAATTGAGTAATAGTAAAGTGTTAGAATAttaagaataggggcgcctgggtggctcagtctgactgagtgtctgacttcagctcaggtcatgatctcgcgttcagtggagttcaagccctatgtcaggctttgtgctgacagctcagagcctggagcctgcttcggattctgtgtctccttctctctctgcccctccccaatttgtgctctctctctcaaaaataaataaacattaaaaaaaataacacagtcAT is part of the Neofelis nebulosa isolate mNeoNeb1 chromosome 7, mNeoNeb1.pri, whole genome shotgun sequence genome and encodes:
- the LOC131517431 gene encoding cytochrome c oxidase assembly protein COX16 homolog, mitochondrial isoform X2, which gives rise to MSTQAVMRALRKNKTLRYGVPMLVLIVGGSFGLREFSQIRYDAVKIKIDPELEKKLKMNKVSLESEYEKIKDSTFDDWKNIRGPRPWEDPDLLQGRNPEILKTKTKTT
- the LOC131517431 gene encoding cytochrome c oxidase assembly protein COX16 homolog, mitochondrial isoform X1, which produces MSTQAVMRALRKNKTLRYGVPMLVLIVGGSFGLREFSQIRYDAVKIKIDPELEKKLKMNKVSLESEYEIPWGQEIPGWANRLGRLSYLCPLCAELAPQGPVDAFSASEPHEPCTPQPGVLTKHRRENLPHLVF